The Sphaerochaeta sp. sequence TGAATGATCCATTCCACATCCACCGGGAGCGAGGCGGCAAGCAACGCCGATCGATACCCATTCAAGCGGTCCCTAGCGTATTTATAGGTAAGCGGTCCATTGATAAAAGCGATTTTCCGCTTTCCCAACGAAATGAGATGATCTACCGCAGAGCGTGCTGCAGTCATGTCATCAATGGTCACGAACGGAACATTACAATCTTCCCGGCATTCACAGCACTGCACCACCGGTACGACATGGTCGATCTTCAGTAACGTCTCCAGAGGAAGCGTATTGGTGAAGATTACCCCAGCCGCTTTGGTCTTGTCCACCAAAGAGAGAAAATCGGCCACATGTTCCGGATTATCCAGCGCATTTTCGCTGACCAACAGCGAATATCCGTTCCGCGTCGCCGAATCCTGCGCTCCGTCAATGATCCGGGCGTAAAACGGATTGTTGAAACTGGGGATATTCAGAAGCAACAACGCGCTCTTGTGTTCTTTCGCCTTGGACATTCGCGAGACATCGAATCCCATGGAGGCCACCGCGCCGAACACTTTTTCTCGTGTCGCGTCGGAAACATTGGCCGTATGGTTCAACACTCTGCTGATCGTCGCAGGAGACAGCCCTGTACGTTGGGATATCTCTTCGTAGGTCGGTTTTTTTCGTGTATCGTTCATATTCGTATTATATGTAAGATTTCATATTATTACAGAAATATTTTCATCTTTATCCGGTATTTTCTGAAATATTCCATTATTTCTTTCATAAACCCTGATTAAATGAAAATTTTCTTGACAAACAAATACCCCATTGTACGCTGAAAACAGCACTGGAGACAGTGAAGGAGGAACAGATATGAAAAAGGTACTGGCCATGTTGTTGGTGCTGGCGCTTCTCGGAAGCGGGCTCTTCGCACAAGGGAGCAAAGAATCATCCACCACGTCCTCGGGGACGGGCAAATACAAGATCGGCATTCTCGCCCCGGCGGTCACTCACGGTTGGGTGGCGGCAGTCGCGTACAATGCGGAACAACGCAGCAAGGAACTTTCCGACAAAGTAGTCTACAAACTGTACACCAGTTCCAATGGTGAAGAGATGACCACACAGTTGGATGACCTTCTGCTTTGGGGCGCCCAGGCGATCGTCGCATTCCCCCAGTGGACTGGTATGGAGGTTCCCATCCAGAAAGCGATTGACAAAGGGGTTGTGGTCGTCAACTTTGACATCGAGATCAATGCCAAGGGCGTGTATCGTGTCAGCGGTGACAACGAGGATATGGGCATCCAGGGTGCGAAATACATCGTGGACAAAATCGGCAAGACAGGAAACGTTGTGATTCTCGACGTCCCCACCTCCGGTTCCGTCGCTGCGCTTCGTAAGAAAGGATTCACCGAAACCATTGCGAAACTGGCACCTGAGATGAAACTGCAGACTTATGCGACGCAGTTCACCCGTGAAGCTGGTCTGAAAGACATGGCGGATATCCTGACGAAGAATCCCAAGATCGACGCAGTCTACTCCATGGATGATGAGACATCCATCGGAGCCATCCAGGCGATTCGAGAGGCAGGACGGACGGACATCAAGGTCATCACCGGTGGTGGCGGTTCCCAAGAGTACTTCAAGATGATGCCGGAGAACCCTGACATCTGGATTGAGAGTGCGCTCTATAGCCCTGCGATGGTCCGTGATGCCGTGGATATCGCCGTGGAGATTCTTGACGGTGGCAAACCGGAAGCGGTGAAGATCATCCCGACGACCATCGTCGATCGGTCGAACTACACCGAATTCCTGGATGCGAACAGCCCGTATTAAGCGGGAATAATCATAATGGGGGCTGGACTTCAGCCCCCATATTCGAGGTACTCATGCGTGTTGACATGCATTCCATTTCCAAATCATTCGGCAGTAACTTGGTATTGCGCCAGGTCGATTTCTCGGTGCAAGGAGGGGAAATCCATGCCTTGCTCGGAGAAAACGGTGCCGGAAAATCCACCTTGATGAACATTCTGGGAGGCGTCATTCCTAGGGACAACGGCGAAATTCTTCTGGATGACAAACCGGTGGTGTTCACTACCCCAGCGGAGTCATTGCACAGTGGCATCGCATTCATCCACCAGGAACTCAACCTGGTCAATGACCTGACCATTTACGAAAACCTGTTTTTGGGAAGGGAGCTGAAGAAACGGGGTTCTCTGCTTGATACCGAAGCGATGATCAAGCAAACGCAGGATGTCTTTGACCAGATGGGACTGCATCTTGATCCCTGCATGCTGGTCGGTGACCTTGACGCCTCGTACAAACAGATCGTGGAGATCAGCAGGGCAATGATCGAGCACGCCTCGATCATCATCATGGACGAACCGACTACCAGTCTGACGGAAACGGAAATCCAACGGGTGTTCGCCTTGATGCGCTCGTTGCAGCAACAGGGTGTGGGAATCGTATTCATCTCCCACAAGCTCAGGGAGGTGCTGGAGATATGTTCCCGCTACTCCGTCCTGCGGGACGGTGTCCTGGTGGCCAATGGTCCGGTAACACCGGAACTGACCACCGCACAACTCGCCTACCACATGGTCGGGCATACCGTACGTGCCATCAATCTCCAACGGAATGAGCGGCATGAGGAAGTGGCGCTTCGCCTTGACCATCTGACCGATGGATTACAATTCAGGGACATCTCCCTTGCTGTGCACCGCGGAGAAATCCTCGGTGTCACCGGATTATTGGGGGACGGACGGAGCGAACTCTTCCAATCGGTATTCGGGTTCGGAGCCCCCTATCAAGGTCAGGTGACGCTGAAAGGCAAGCCAATCCATTGCCACTCGACATGGGATGCGATCGCACATGGCATCGCCTACGTCCCCCGCAACCGTAAGGAAAACGGAATCATCAAGGATCTGGATATTCTGGAAAACGGGTCCATCGTGATTCTGAAACATCTCACTCGTCATGGCTTGATCAACCAGAAGAAGGAGTTGGACACCTTCTCCGAACTGGTCAAAGAACTGTCCATCAAACTGGGGAGAGTTACCGACTCCATCACCAGTCTGTCGGGGGGAAACCAGCAGAAGGTGGTGCTGGCGAAATGGCTGGCCAGCAACCCCAGCGTCCTGATTTTGGACAACCCAACCCAGGGTGTGGATGTCGGAGCCAAGGAAGAAATTTATGACATCATCCTGAAACTTGCCGAGCATGGAGTGGCCGTCATCGTGCTCTCCAGCGAAGCGCAGGAAATCATCAGGGTTTGCAGCCGTGCGGTGGTGATGTTCCATGGAGCCATCATGGGAGAGGTCACCGGAGAAGCGATGACTGAACACGCCATCATGCGTCTGGCAACCGGAGAGGAACAAGGAGCATCATCATGAGCACACGTGCGGAGAAACAAGGCATCATCACATGGTTTCGGAGAAACTGGGCGGAACATCCGCTGTTCTCCACGGCATTCGCGCTGGTAGTGATGATCCTTTTCCAGACACTTGCGTTGGGTTTCGACTTCCCCACATTCGGTCGATGGCTGTCCACTTGGTGCCAGAACTGGATCAACATCCTAAGAAACAACGCCAACATCGGCGTCATCGCGCTGGGCATGACGTTCGTCATCATCTCCGGCGGCATTGAAC is a genomic window containing:
- a CDS encoding LacI family DNA-binding transcriptional regulator, producing MNDTRKKPTYEEISQRTGLSPATISRVLNHTANVSDATREKVFGAVASMGFDVSRMSKAKEHKSALLLLNIPSFNNPFYARIIDGAQDSATRNGYSLLVSENALDNPEHVADFLSLVDKTKAAGVIFTNTLPLETLLKIDHVVPVVQCCECREDCNVPFVTIDDMTAARSAVDHLISLGKRKIAFINGPLTYKYARDRLNGYRSALLAASLPVDVEWIIQLGEINYDMALSAAYQMLNSGDRPDGFFTSSDVFAAAVIKATKRAGLRVPEDVAVVGFDNIEISSMCTPSITTVSQPRYQMGLLSCDLLCERICSASLPLKNMYLETELIVRESTTRSIKGTAFR
- a CDS encoding ABC transporter substrate-binding protein, producing the protein MKKVLAMLLVLALLGSGLFAQGSKESSTTSSGTGKYKIGILAPAVTHGWVAAVAYNAEQRSKELSDKVVYKLYTSSNGEEMTTQLDDLLLWGAQAIVAFPQWTGMEVPIQKAIDKGVVVVNFDIEINAKGVYRVSGDNEDMGIQGAKYIVDKIGKTGNVVILDVPTSGSVAALRKKGFTETIAKLAPEMKLQTYATQFTREAGLKDMADILTKNPKIDAVYSMDDETSIGAIQAIREAGRTDIKVITGGGGSQEYFKMMPENPDIWIESALYSPAMVRDAVDIAVEILDGGKPEAVKIIPTTIVDRSNYTEFLDANSPY
- a CDS encoding sugar ABC transporter ATP-binding protein, with product MRVDMHSISKSFGSNLVLRQVDFSVQGGEIHALLGENGAGKSTLMNILGGVIPRDNGEILLDDKPVVFTTPAESLHSGIAFIHQELNLVNDLTIYENLFLGRELKKRGSLLDTEAMIKQTQDVFDQMGLHLDPCMLVGDLDASYKQIVEISRAMIEHASIIIMDEPTTSLTETEIQRVFALMRSLQQQGVGIVFISHKLREVLEICSRYSVLRDGVLVANGPVTPELTTAQLAYHMVGHTVRAINLQRNERHEEVALRLDHLTDGLQFRDISLAVHRGEILGVTGLLGDGRSELFQSVFGFGAPYQGQVTLKGKPIHCHSTWDAIAHGIAYVPRNRKENGIIKDLDILENGSIVILKHLTRHGLINQKKELDTFSELVKELSIKLGRVTDSITSLSGGNQQKVVLAKWLASNPSVLILDNPTQGVDVGAKEEIYDIILKLAEHGVAVIVLSSEAQEIIRVCSRAVVMFHGAIMGEVTGEAMTEHAIMRLATGEEQGASS